The following DNA comes from Desulfuromonas sp..
GGAGTTCAAATGCAGGGATGCCAGGGGCCCTCTGGAGGACCTTGGTCTGTTCGATTTCGTCTGGGTGCGGTTTGTCCTGGAGTATTACCGGAAAGACAGTCGGGAACTGGTGGAGAACATCGCCAAAATCGTCAAGCCGGGCGGCACCCTGTACCTCATCGACCTGGACCATAACTGCCTCAGTCATTACGGCCTGCCGGCAAGGCTGGAGCGGGTGATTATCGATGTCATGAAGAGCCTGGAGGAGAAGGCCAATTTCGATCCCTATGTGGGCCGCAAGCTCTACTCCTATCTTTACGACCTCGGTTTCGAGGACATCGGCGTCGATGTCTCGGCTCACCACGTGATCTATGGGGAGTTGAAGGATTCCGATGCTTTTAACTGGATGAAAAAGGTGGAGGTCGCACCGAAAAAGATCGGATACGAATTCACCGACTACGAAGGGGGCTACGATGAGTTCCTGGCGGAGTACGAAACCTTTTTTTCCGACCCGCGCCGCTTCACTTATACCCCGGTGATCGCCTGTCGGGGGCGCCGGCCCCTGGTCGAGTCCTGACCCCCCCGGCGACTACGCGGCAGCCGATTCGACCCAGGATTCGATCGATTTGATTGTTTCGGAGTGGACTTCGAGGAACTCGACCCCGAAGCCGGGGGGAAAGGAAGGGCTTTTCTGGAGGCTGGCATGGTTGACCCAGGCGATCCTGCCGAGGGCTTTCACGAAGAGGTGGGTGGAGCCGGGCAGATGGAACGACAGGTCTAGAATCGTGTCTTTCGAAAGTTCCTGGTTGCTGACCAGGTACAGGCCGTAGGTGCCGATATCGTGCGTTTGTCCGATAAAGATCTGCTCTCCCGCTCGGAAGGTTACCTCGGTCCGGTAAGGGACTCTGTTCTTGGTGTTCCTGGCGAGTTGAAGTGACTTGCCGAGGTCGTTTTTTTCGAAGTATCTGATAAAAGCGTTTACGATGTTCTCCTCGAAGTGGGTGCCTTTTTCCTCGTCGAGCAGTTTGAAGGCTACGTCAAGGGGCATGGGGTCGCGGTAGTGGCGCTTTGAGGTGATGGCTTCGAAGAAGTCGGCCACGGCGATGATCCTTGCGCCGAGGGGAATCTCCTTTCCCTTGAGGCCGAGGGGGTAGCCGCTCCCGTCCAGTTTTTCGTGGTGGGCCCCCGCGATTTCGGGAACCTGCCTGTAGTTGCCGTGGAACTCGATCCTTTCGAGGATTTCCCGCGTCTTGGAAGCGTGGGTCTTGACGATTTCGTATTCTTCGGGCGTGAGTCGCCCGTCCTTTTTCAGGATGGAGTCGGGCACCCCGATTTTTCCGTAGTCGTGGAGCAGGGCCGCCACTCGAATCATGTCCTGGAATTCCTTGGGCAGGCGCAGTTCTTGGCAGATGCCCAGGGAATATTCGGTGACTTTTTGGGAATGACCCGCCGTCAGTAAGTCCCGGGCATCGATCGTGGCCGCCAAGACCTCCAAGGTGGACCTGAACTGGGTCGTCCGCCCGCTCAGGAGGCGTGCGTTGTTCAGGCTGATGCCGATGATCGGAGCGATCCCCATGAGCAGGCTCATGTCGCTCTTTACAAGGGGTCTCTTGCTTGAGAGGTTGTCCACCGCCAGGGTGCCCATCGACTCCCCTTCGCAGATAATGGGGCAGCAGATGAAGGAGCGGGTCCCGAGCCGCCTGGCAAGGTCCAGGCTGCGCGGGGACAGATCGCTTTCGATGTCATTGATGTCGTTGACCAGGAAGGGCCTTTGCTCGCGGTAGGCGAGGACGAAGGCCCCTTTCGACTCCGGCCTGTTCAAGTGGAAGCCGATCTTGCCGACCAGGGCGATCTCTTCCTCGCGGTAGCCGAACCCCCCCCGAAACTCTAAGCGGGTCTTGTCATCGTTTGCCAGAAGGATCATCCCCCGGTCGAAGTCCAGGCGTTTTTGCAGAATCTGAATGACCGTGCTGAGAATGTCCTCAGTGTTTATCTTGCCGCTGATCGCTTGGCCGATCTCGTTGGCCATGAGGGCATTGTTGTAGTTGATGTCGGTCTGTTCCACCAGCTTGTTGGTTGAGTCGGAGAGGTTGCTGAGGCTGTTCTTCAGCTCCCTCTTTTCCCTGGAACCGGCCATAACGCTCAGCCCGAGGGCGACTGTTCCCAATAAAAAGGCCCCCATGGAATGCAGCTCGCCTTTGGGGGAGGTGAAGACGCCTGCCATGATGTAGAGAATGAAGAGGACGATCGACAGGTTGGCGGCCTTTTTCAACAGCCCGGTCATTGCCGGTTCCCAGGTGACGATGTAGCGGCAGGACGACCCTCCCTTGAAGATGCATTCGGGATGCTCGACTCGGGGCAGTCTGTTGGTGAAGATCAGGGCCGCGGCTTCGATAAAGCCGTGTCGGTTTGCGCACTGGAACGGGTTCTCTTTCGTCCCCTCATGGGGGGTCACCTTCATTTCGATCTTGTTGGCCGCTATTTTCCTCGATTCATACCGGGACGACCTGGTCAGGTTCGAGGAAAACTTCCCGATGACTTCAAAGAGCTTGGCAGCGCTGAGGGTGCCCAGGACCCAGAGCCTCATCAATCCCAAAGCGTCGGGGGAGGCGGCGTATCGCCCCGCTTCCCGGGCGATGTTGTTGTTTTGAGTGACCTCCTTGAGCCTTTGGTGAAAAAGGTTGACCTGCTCCTGGGTGAACCAGTGGCGCTGGTCCGCCACCTCGAAGGGCAAAATTCCCGCGTGGCTCAACAGATCATTGATATCGACGTGGGGGTAACTCCTCCGGATAAGGCGGAGGTAGTTGTCAATAATCCGACTGTTGTAGAGAGGCTTGCTGTTCATGAACGCCCTGCGAAGATGGGTCCAGCGGCCATAAAGATTACTTATATTCCGTACTTGGCCGTTTGGAGAAGGGTTTCCATGTGCTCCATGTACAGGTCCGTGTGCTGCAAGTTTAATACCCAGATGTTGTAGGTCTTTTCATAGGGAACGGACTGGGAGTCGGCGTAGGTCCGCGGATAGACAAGAACCGGAATCTCGTCTTGGTTGAATTTCACCGAAAGGACCGACAGCATCCAGAACAGTCTCTCTTTGGGGAAGTCCTCAGGGTCCAGAACGAACACGTGGATGCAGTTGGTCAGGTCGGACATGTTCAGGCCGATGTCGGAGAGGTTGACCATCATGATGGCTTTGAGGTCGTCGTTCTTTTTGACCGAGAAGAGCAGGTTTTCCCTTCGGAATCCGATTTTTCGGTATTCCTCGCTGAGGGTCTCCCGGCTTTCCCTGTTTGATTTCAGATCGAGAGCGCTCAGCATCAGCCCCCCCGACTCTTTTTCGTATATGCTCTCCAGCGCCCGGAGGTCGTCGGCCTGGACTCTCGCAACCTCCCACGGGCCGGTCGAATCCCATGCCTGGGGCGAGGATGCGTGAAACGGAAAATAGGCCAGGGGGTCGATGGAACATTTCTTGGGATCGGCGACCTTTTGGGTGAATCCGCCGAAGAAGCGCTTGGGAAACCGATTGTTCGGCCGGAAATAACCGGCGATGAAATCCATGTGGGCCGAGTAAAGGTTCTGCGCGTCGTTGATATAGCGGGACAACTGGCTCATGACCACCAAACCCGCCTTGTGGGGACCGGATTTGAGGGCCGCGTGGTGCTGGTTGATCCAGGTCTTTTCATAAAAGCGCAGCATGGCGAAATGGCCGTAGATCTTGCCGTTTTTCTGGTAGATGAAATGGCGGGCGATGGTGGGGTTCTGAGTGTAGAGTTTTTCGTAGGTCTGTTTGAATTCTTCTTTTTTCCCCTGAATCGAGGCATATTTTTGGGGATAAATGAATCCTGTTTCAAAGAAAAAGTTCCACAGGGCATCCTGTTCGACGGTGTTGCTGATATATGAATTGGGGTTTTGCGCCTGTTGAAGGAGGGACAGGTAGTTCAGGTGGTCGTTTATGGCTATGTCCAGAATAACCAGTCCGCATTTGCACTTGATTTCGTCGTTATCCTCAAAGGGGTTGCTGTAGACGACTTGAGCTTTGCAGGTGAATTTTGTGGTGTTGGAAAACTGTATCTTCATCTGGGGAATGATCATGCCGGGCAGGAGAATGGCGCTCTGCATGTCTTCTTCGACGGCGAAGCCTGTCCCGGACATGTCGATGATTTTCAAATCGACCAGTTTCTGGGTGATGGGATGGATGAAGTTGATATTGGGGGAGGGAACCAGTTTCTGCCTGCTGCTTCGGTATTTTCTCGCCCCGAAACGATGGACGCCCTTGGTCGCCGGCTTCATGACGTAGGTCCGGGTCTCGTCTCCGGTGGAATGACGCACGATTTCGCATTCGCCGGAATAGAGGGTTTCCGAACCACGCAAGAGGGTCAGGTTGGGCGCCGAGCCGGCACTGATCCAGTGGAAAGTTTGGGGCGGGGTGGCACGAAGTTCTACCTGAAAGGAGACCGCGCTGAAATCGACAAGGAACCCTTCGAAAGGGGCTCCGTTCTGGCTCAGGCGGGCTTGGATGCCCTGGGCCGGGTAGCGCCTGACTCTGCGGGTGCAGATTTCCTCGGAGCGCTCCGGCAGGATGAGGCGGACGCTTTTGGCATCGACGCTTTCGACCTGGGGAATTACGGGGACAAGGCTCTGGTCGTCGACAATGAGGAGCCTGGCGACCTCGAAGACTTTGAGTTTTTGCTCCAGGTCGGGTGTTC
Coding sequences within:
- a CDS encoding methyltransferase domain-containing protein, encoding EFKCRDARGPLEDLGLFDFVWVRFVLEYYRKDSRELVENIAKIVKPGGTLYLIDLDHNCLSHYGLPARLERVIIDVMKSLEEKANFDPYVGRKLYSYLYDLGFEDIGVDVSAHHVIYGELKDSDAFNWMKKVEVAPKKIGYEFTDYEGGYDEFLAEYETFFSDPRRFTYTPVIACRGRRPLVES
- a CDS encoding pilus assembly protein PilZ → MLNRLNFINFVEKTVLIELKHPKFDFTHHLHAKPQPCSGDTVECLWVGTPDLEQKLKVFEVARLLIVDDQSLVPVIPQVESVDAKSVRLILPERSEEICTRRVRRYPAQGIQARLSQNGAPFEGFLVDFSAVSFQVELRATPPQTFHWISAGSAPNLTLLRGSETLYSGECEIVRHSTGDETRTYVMKPATKGVHRFGARKYRSSRQKLVPSPNINFIHPITQKLVDLKIIDMSGTGFAVEEDMQSAILLPGMIIPQMKIQFSNTTKFTCKAQVVYSNPFEDNDEIKCKCGLVILDIAINDHLNYLSLLQQAQNPNSYISNTVEQDALWNFFFETGFIYPQKYASIQGKKEEFKQTYEKLYTQNPTIARHFIYQKNGKIYGHFAMLRFYEKTWINQHHAALKSGPHKAGLVVMSQLSRYINDAQNLYSAHMDFIAGYFRPNNRFPKRFFGGFTQKVADPKKCSIDPLAYFPFHASSPQAWDSTGPWEVARVQADDLRALESIYEKESGGLMLSALDLKSNRESRETLSEEYRKIGFRRENLLFSVKKNDDLKAIMMVNLSDIGLNMSDLTNCIHVFVLDPEDFPKERLFWMLSVLSVKFNQDEIPVLVYPRTYADSQSVPYEKTYNIWVLNLQHTDLYMEHMETLLQTAKYGI
- a CDS encoding HD domain-containing phosphohydrolase encodes the protein MNSKPLYNSRIIDNYLRLIRRSYPHVDINDLLSHAGILPFEVADQRHWFTQEQVNLFHQRLKEVTQNNNIAREAGRYAASPDALGLMRLWVLGTLSAAKLFEVIGKFSSNLTRSSRYESRKIAANKIEMKVTPHEGTKENPFQCANRHGFIEAAALIFTNRLPRVEHPECIFKGGSSCRYIVTWEPAMTGLLKKAANLSIVLFILYIMAGVFTSPKGELHSMGAFLLGTVALGLSVMAGSREKRELKNSLSNLSDSTNKLVEQTDINYNNALMANEIGQAISGKINTEDILSTVIQILQKRLDFDRGMILLANDDKTRLEFRGGFGYREEEIALVGKIGFHLNRPESKGAFVLAYREQRPFLVNDINDIESDLSPRSLDLARRLGTRSFICCPIICEGESMGTLAVDNLSSKRPLVKSDMSLLMGIAPIIGISLNNARLLSGRTTQFRSTLEVLAATIDARDLLTAGHSQKVTEYSLGICQELRLPKEFQDMIRVAALLHDYGKIGVPDSILKKDGRLTPEEYEIVKTHASKTREILERIEFHGNYRQVPEIAGAHHEKLDGSGYPLGLKGKEIPLGARIIAVADFFEAITSKRHYRDPMPLDVAFKLLDEEKGTHFEENIVNAFIRYFEKNDLGKSLQLARNTKNRVPYRTEVTFRAGEQIFIGQTHDIGTYGLYLVSNQELSKDTILDLSFHLPGSTHLFVKALGRIAWVNHASLQKSPSFPPGFGVEFLEVHSETIKSIESWVESAAA